Sequence from the Alkalibaculum bacchi genome:
TTTAGAAGTAGAAAAGTTTATGAAGAGCAATAAAATTCATCCTAGCTCACAAGCTGTTTTTTGGTGCCAAGAAGAAGACATAGAACAAGTATTTACGGACTGGAAAGTTAATAGTGGTGTGATAAAAAGTGGTGTCAAAAAAGGTGAACCAAATCGCCCTATACGAATGCATCAAAATAGCGCCTGTCTATTAACTGAGAGAGACTCTGAGAAACCTGAGGATCAAAGAAAAATAATTGGTGTTTATATGGTTCATGAAACCTTCTCAGGGAATCAATGCGAAGATGGGTATATTCCTGCTCATTCAATATACAAGATTCGATTAACACAGGAAGAGTCTGAAAAAATGTTATTCTGGAATTACTATATCAACAAAAGATACCCTCAAAATACTACATGGAATACTGGTATTTATCGCTATTTTGAAAATATCTATATGGCACAAATCTTGCGAGATATTGTGTATTTAAAACCTGAAGGTAAAGAAAAAGAAATTGCCCAGAACTTTTATAAACATTTTTGCAAGATGAACAATCTAGTTGAAAATCAAATACCACAGCCTAGTGGAGTATTAAAACAAAATAATGATGCTGTGGCGGAAGCTACAGTTTAATGTGATAATTATGCAAAAGACGGTTCAGGCCGTCTTTTGTTATATAAAAAACTTGTGAACCTATTTGCTTCTTTCAAGAAAATCAACTGCATTGTATCATTAATATTGTGAATGAGCCAATTAATGGTATAATCAAGGTATAATTAAATATTGAAAGGAGTTGCATTAATGAGTTTAAAGAAGTGGCACAAGGCATTGATTTCATATGGTTTTCCTATATTGGTTTTACTTATTGTTTGGTATATCACTCTAATCCCTTTATCTTTTCAATCTTTAGGATTTTGGTTTTGTTTGTTTTCGTATATTGCCGTGAGTACTGTACTTTGGATGATTTTAAACGGTCGTGAAGGTACAAAAGTATTTAAATTTTCTTCGGTATTAATAGCAATCGGTGTAGTAGTCATTATCATAGGTAGTGTTGGTGGTTCTGCAATTTTTCGTTCTAAAGGATATGCTAATATACTGACCTATACCGAGGGGAACTTCGAAGAAGATCTAACAAATAAAGATCCAGCAAATATTCCAACTATAGATCGTGATATGGCAGAGAGATTGGGCAGTCGGAAAATTGGAGAGGTCCTTAATCTTGTCTCCCAATTTGATGTAAGTGATGAATACACTCAGATTGCTTATCAGGGCAAATCCGTGCGAGTTTCTCCACTTCAATACGTAGGCTTTTTTCGTTGGTTAACCAATCGAAGTGAAGGAATTCCTCATTATATTACTGTAGATATGGTGTCTGGAGAATCTGAATTAGTTGATCTCAAAGACAATATTCGTTATTCTCATTCTGGATTTTTTAATGACGATATTAACCGCCATATTTTCTTACATTATCCCACGGTTCTATTTGAAAATCCAGCCTTTGAATTAGATGAAGAAGGTAATCCTTATTATATTGCACCGATTGTCAAAAAGAGATTTAGTTTCTTAGGTCCAACAGATGTTGTAGGAGCTTTTGTGGTAGATGCTACGAATGGTGATATTAAAAGATACGACTTAAAAGATATTCCTGATTGGGTAGATCGAGTGTATCCAGCAGATATGGCTATGAGGCATATTAATTATAATGGAATGTACCAAAGTGGCTTTTTGAATAGCCAAATTACAAAAAGGGGCGTAATCCAAAATGCAGAAGGGTATAATTATATCGTATTAAATGATGATTTATATCTTTACACAGGATTAACATCTGTCGTATCCGATGAATCAAATATCGGATTTACTTTAATCAATTCCCGTACAAAAGAAGCAAAGAGGTACAATTTAAGTACTGCCACTGAATGGAGTGCCATGGAAAGCGCTCAAGGTTCTGTTCAAGAAAAGGGGTATATAAGTACATTCCCATTATTATTTAGAATGGAAGGAAAGCCTGTTTATCAGCTTTCTTTAAAAGATGAAGCTGGCTTGATTAAGCTTTATGCTTTTGTAGATGCAACCAATTACCAAAAGGTAGGGATAGCTAATACTTTATCTGCTGCATGGAACAATTTTACAGGTGGTGTTGTCCCAAGTCCAGAGGATGAAAAAGATTCAAGTACAGAGACTACAAGCATCAGCGGGAAAATCGCTACTATTGCAAATGCGGTTGTAGGTGGAGAGACTACCTATTTCTTTACTCTTGAAGGAGATGATCAGAGTATTTACACAGCTAAAGTTTCTATTAACAAAGAATTGCCTTTTATTCAAGTGGGGGATTTGGTAAAACTAGAAGTATCCGGTAACGAGGTAGTTTCTTTGATAAAAGAATAAATTCAAAGCTGAAAGCTAAATGTAGAAAGCTGATAAAAGCAAAGCTCCCCTATGTGCGAGATAGAGTAATATAACAGACTTCTTCTCATTTGGCTAAAGTAATGCTAGTATAAGATGTAATAGAAATAAGTTAAAAAGTGAAAAATAAATTTTAAAAATGTTGCATAGTATTTTCGAGAATTGACATAATAAGATTATAAAGTAGTGCAGAGGAACTGTTAGCAAGAGTAGCAAGTATTGAAAATCGAGGAGAGAGGTGATGTGAGTTGAAAAGCTTGATTTACCACGAACCAGAGATTCGAAATATTTCCGGCGCTCCAACAATAAACAAAGGCTTAGACATTTGGCCAAAGGTTATACGAGCAGTAAGGTAGCTAAAATATTTGTTTTATAGCAAATATTGATTTTGTCAACAAGTTCATTGTGTAACATTTATCTCTTTGTAGGTTTATGGACAATGAAAAAATAATTCCTCTTCACTCTTTATAGCAGGGAGCTTCTCCCTGCTTTTTTTCGTGAAACAATGAGCCATGCTCATTTCTTCAGTTTAAGTCTTAAAAAAGAACGCATCTGTCGATGCGCCCTTGTAAAGGTTATTTGTATAAGGTAAAGTTTTATAATCTTGGATTGCTTTCATAGAAAGTCAACCCGAGAGGAATACATTTAAGCAAATCCCTTAAAAGCTTTTACATAGAACTTACAACATAAAACTTAGAAATAAAGTGCCGAAGGCGCTTTATTAAGCTTCCATGAACATTCCAATATCGCTCGCTACATCTGTAATGCCACCAATACCAAATGTATCAACTAGTACTTTCGCTACATTAGGAGATAAGAACGCTGGCAATGTTGGTCCTAGATGAATGTTCTTTACTCCTAAGTATAGAAGAGCTAAAAGTACAATAACTGCCTTTTGTTCATACCAAGCAATATTATAAGATATTGGAAGGTCGTTAATATCACTTAATTCGAATACTTCTTTTAATTTTAGTGCGATTACTGCCAAAGAGTAAGAGTCATTACATTGCCCTGCATCTAATACTCTTGGAATGCCACCAATATCTCCAAGTTCTAATTTATTGTATCTGTATTTTGCACAACCAGCTGTTAAAATGATTGTATCTTGTGGTAGCTTTTTCGCAAATTCAGTATAGTAATCTCTACCCTTCATTCTTCCGTCACAGCCTGCCATAACAAAGAATCTTTTAATAGCACCTGATTTAACAGCTTCTACTACTTTATCTGCTAAGCTAATAACTGTAGCATGAGCAAATCCACCGACGATCTCGCCTTTTTCAATTTGAACTGGAGGTTTGCATTTTTTTGCATGATTGATGATTTCAGTAAAATCTTTTGGTTTTCCATTTACACCATCTGCTATGTGTTTTACTCCTTCAAAACCTGTAGCTCCAGTAGTATACATTCTGTCTTTGTATTCTGGTTTTGGAGGTACAAGACAGTTTGTTGTCATTAGGATAGGTCCGTTAAAGCTCTTAAATTCTTTATCTTGTTTCCACCATGCATTTCCATAGTTTCCAACAAAGTGTTTATATTTTTTAAAAGCAGGATAGTAGTGAGCTGGAAGCATTTCACTATGAGTGTATACATCCACACCTGTTCCTTCTGTTTGTTTCAACAATTCTTCCATATCTTTTAAATCGTGACCACTAATTAAGATGCCAGGGTTTTTACTTACACCAATATTTACTGTAGTGATCTCAGGAGTTCCATAAGTAGATGTATTCGCCCCATCAAGTAGTGCCATAGCATCTACTCCATATTTACCACATTCTAATACAAGAGCTACTAAATCATCTGCGCTTAAGCTATCATCTAATGTAGCAACTAATGCCTTTTGTATAAATGCACTGATTTTTTCATCCCTAGAACCTAAATTATCTGCGTGTTTTAAGTAAGCAGCCATACCTTTTAGTCCGTAAATCAATAATTCTCTAAGAGAACGAACATCTTCATTTTCTGTTGCTAAAACGCCAACTTTTGGTGCTTTCTCTTTTAATTGCTCAATAGTATATTCTGTTTGAGTTTTATTTCCGCCAGAAAATAAACTAAATATTTTTTGTAGGATGCCTTCTGAATTTACATTACTAGATCCCCATGTAGCTGCATCGTGTAAATTAGTAAGTTTTCCGCTAGCTTTTTCTACTTGAGCTTTTAGATCATCTCTCATTAATAAACCTTTTTTTACATTGGCTTCAAAATGATTTTTATCAAAGTTTGCATTTGTGATAGTAGAGAAAAGACTATTAACAATAAAATCATCTACCTCAGGATTCTTAATACCTAGTTCATTTGCTTTTGTGCCATAAACAGAAATTCCTTTTAATACGTAAATTAATAAGTCCTGTAATTGTGCTACATTTTCATCTTTCCCACAAACTCCTCGTACTGTACATCCAGTACCTTTTGCTGCTTCTTGACATTGATAACAAAACATGCTCATAATAACGCCCCTTTAATATTGTATTTTTTATAATTATTATAACAAATATAACAAGATGAAACGCTATATTTGTAAACTTTTTCTTTCGATAACCTTAGTATAAGGATTTGTTATAAAGTTATCGGTAACCACTGTTACGAGAAAATGTATTTACTTAATAAAAAAGTGGATGATTAAGAAACATCCACTTTTAAAAAGATATACCTTGAATTATAAACTCAAATAAGCCTTGGCTATACCTATATAGTATTGTGATTCTCTTATAATATGATTAATCACAACTACAGATGCAGGATAATTTGCTACTGCTGTGCTTTCTTCAATCATTCGAGTTAGATAGCTTACAAAAGCTTGACTTTGATTGATAGTAAAGGCAATTAATTGTCTGATGTCGGATTCTACATTTGGTGGGATTGGACCTCTAATATTGATTGCGTATTCAATCATTTGTACAATAACCCCTTCTGTAGATTCAAACTCTTTTTTAAATGTATTTAAAGTATTCTTATACTCATCTTCTAAATCAGGAACGATCTCCTGTATCACTACTGTATGCTCTGCTTCTTGTCTTTTCCAAAATTCTGCTTCTTCTAAGATTCGAATTCCATTTTTATTACCATAACAAAATCTCATATCTTCCTCCATTATATAGTATTTATAATAATATATGTTAGAAAATGTCTCGTGTTCATAACTGATAGTAGTTGATAAAGAATTTCAATTAGTCCATAGGTCTTTCCATATTATTAACTTCAAAATAGGATAGGATTAAATTAACAGGTAATTTATGAATAATTTTAATAATATTACAATTTATTCATAAAAATATGATAAAATAATAACATATTGTATTATATGTATTAAAAAGATAAGCATGGAGGTGAATTATGAAAAAGCATAAAATTGGTGCTGTAATTGCAGTAGCAGGAATGTCTTCTAGAATGAAAACCTTCAAGCCATTGATGATTATAGACAACAAAACGATTATTGAAGTAACAGTTGAAAACTATAAACGTGCAGGAGTTGATGAAATTTTTCTGGTTACAGGATATCGGGGCAATGAAATTGAGGAAGTATTTAAAGATGGAGAGATTCATTTTATAAGGAATACAAATTACGATTCAACTCATATGTTTGACTCCATTGTCATGGGTCTTAGACAAATAAGGGACAAAGTGGATTATGCATTTTTATCTCCTGGTGATAGCCCATTTGTTCAACAGTTTACGCTGAAAGGAATGATAGAAGAAATAAAAGATGCTCGAATAAAATTAGTACAACCTTCTTATGAAAGTGAGAATGGTCATCCTTTATTATTAAAAAAAGATGCCTTTAATAAAATACTAGAGCACGATGGCACGATGGGGTTACAAGGCGTAATAAACAAAATGAGGAGTGAATGCAAAAATATTTCTTTTATAGATCCTGGAATAATATTAGATGCAGACGTTAATCTTGACTATATAGAACTTTTAGCGTTTAATGACCAAAAAGATTGTCCTGATGTTGATATATGTCGTAAAATTCAAGATTACTTTCAAATGACAGATGCTGTAAAACTGCATTCTGATAAAGTCGCGCAAAAGGCTTTAAGCATTTGTGAGTATCTAAGTGATGAAGGAATATTTCTTGACAAGAAAATAATCCTAGCGGCCAGTTTGCTACATGATATTGCGAAAGGCAGAGCGCACCATGATAAAGTTGGTGCACAGTGGCTAGAGGATATGGGATATAAAAAAATTGCTCACATTGTATCTGAACATATGGGATTAGAAGAGATTCCCTCCATGATAACCGAAAAGGAAGTTGTTTTTTTATCAGACAAATTAGTAAAGGAAGACAAATTTGTCCCCCTCGATGAAAGATTTTCGGTTAAAGAAAATATGTACAAGAACGACGAGATTGCGTTGAAAGCTGTAAAAAGAAAGAAAGAGCAAGCTGAAATTTTGTACAAAATGATATTTAATAATTGAAATAAGAGCGAGATCACAATATATATACAACACTAATGGTAAGGAGAGAAACCAATGGAATTTTTTAAAAAATTACAGCAAATCGATAAGAGCAAGGACAATAGAATCTTAACCATTGTATCAGGTAAGAATATGGATTCTAAACTGCTCTTGTCAAATGGAGAAATCGTTTATACGAACAACAATAAAGTAAATTGGCAACAATGGATAGATCAAATTACACAAAACAGTAAAAGTCAAATAATTACTGTAGGTGATGAAAAAGCGTATATGGAATTTTTAACACAAAAATACAATGTGGTTATATGTGGAGCAGGCCATATTTCAATGCCGATAATAAGCATGTGCAAGCTTCTTGACTTGCCAGTGACTGTAATCGATGACAGGATTTCTTTTGCAAATAATGCAAGAAATACAGAAGCAGACTTGGTGATTTGTGAACCTTTTGATAGCGCCTTAGATCAAATAGATGGCGATAATGGCACTTTTTTTGTCATAGTCACAAGAGGACATCGATATGACCAAATCTGTTTGCAGAAAATAATCCAAAAGGAAAATGCTTATATCGGAATGATTGGTAGCAAAGTGCGTGTTGCCAAGGTCTTAGACTACTTAGAGGAGGAAGGCATTGACAGAGAAAAACTCAATAAGGTATATACGCCAATCGGATTAAAAATTGGGTCAGAAACTCCTGCAGAAATTGCAGTATCTATTATGGCCCAAATAATAGAAGTAAAAAACAAGAAGATTGGAACGAGCACCTATAGTAAGGAAATAATGAACCACATTTTAGATGAAGAATATCAAGATATGCCGAAAGCATTAATTACGATTGTTTCGAGGAGAGGTTCTGCTCCAAGAGAAGTGGGAACAAAAATGCTTGTATTAAAAGATGGCACTATGATTGGCACAATTGGGGGAGGCTGTGTTGAGGCAGACATAAGGCAATCTGCATTTTCATGTATAGATAGTGGAGAATCTAAGTTGGTAAAAGCAGATATGACAGGAGAAGAAGCAGAAGATGATGGAATGGTTTGTGGTGGAATTGTAGAACTATTTGTAGAAATCATAAAGTAAATTATACAAAATGAGAGGAGACATAGTAAAATGAATCAAATAAAAACGAAAGATGCAGTAGGTCATATACTTTGTCACGATATTACACAAATCATTAGAGGTGTTACCAAAGATGTGGTCTTTAAAAAGGGTCATATTATCAGGAAAGAAGATATACCCGTCCTCTTATCTGTTGGCAAAGAAAACCTTTATGTATGGGAAAAACAAGAGGGAATGCTTCATGAAAATGAGGCCGCTGAAATACTTTATGGTGTTTGCAAAAATGAATATATGAAACCTACTCCTGTGAAAGAAGGAAAAATAGAACTTATTGCAGATACATACGGATTATTTAAATTGGATTCAAAAAGGCTTTTTCAGATCAATAGTTTGGGAGAAATGATTATAGCCACAAGACACGGTAATACCATTGTCAGGAAAGGAAACAAATTAGCTGGAACAAGAATCATTCCATTATTAATTGAAGAAGAAAAGATGGTAAAGGCTCAGGAGATTGGTGCAGGAAAACCTATCATGTCTATTATACCTTTTAAGCACAAAAAAGTGGGCATCGTAACCACAGGAAGCGAAGTTTTTCATGGGAGAATAAAGGATACCTTTGGCCCTGTAGTTATAGAGAAATTTAATGAATTTGATGTAGAAATTATGGGTCAAACTATTGTAGATGATAAGAAAGAGCAAATTACTGCTGCAGTATTATCATACATAGAAAATGGGGCAGATGTTATAGCTTGCACTGGTGGCATGAGCGTTGATCCTGATGATTGTACTCCTGGCGCTATAAAATCAACGGGAGCAGAGATTATCACATATGGTGCTCCAGTACTTCCAGGTGCTATGCTATTAGTAGCTTATTATGACTATAAAGACAAAAAAGTGCCAATAGTAGGTCTACCAGGATGCGTCATGTATTCAGACCGCACTATCTTTGATTTGATATTACCTAGAATTATGGCAGATGACCCCATTAGTAAAGCAGATTTAGACAGGCTCGGTCAAGGTGGATTATGTTTAAACTGCGATCTATGTACATATCCTAATTGTGGTTTTGGAAAAGGATGTTAGGGGAGCTTGTAATGAAAAAAATTGTAATATTCGGGGCGGGGCAGGCAGGAAAAATGATTGGCAAATTACTTCACGGAAGCTGCGAATTACTTGCATATGCAGATAACAATTATAAGAATATTCCAACTACTTTGGATACTATTCCTGTAATATCTTCTAATGATATAAAGAGCTTAAAACCTGATGCAGTGATTATTTCCGTGCTAAACAAAGAAGCAGCAGAAAATATATTCGAACAGCTTGTATCAGAAGGAATAAGGGAAACAAAAATACTAAATATTAATGAATTAAGGGGATTGTTTGATATTAGACTATCAACTTTGAGGCTACTAGCTAGAGAAATCAACGATAAAAAAGTAAAAGGAAATGTAGCAGAGTTAGGAGTATATAAAGGATATCTTGCGAGAGAAATGAATACCATATTTAAGGAACGAAAAATGTATCTTTTCGATACATTCGAAGGTTTTGACTGGAGAGATTTAGAATGTGAAAATCAATATGATAAGAGTAGATCAAAAAGAGGGGATTTTAGTGACACAAGTATGGAAGATGTAAAAAGTGTACTACCATATCCTCATATGGCTGTATTTTGTAAGGGGTATTTTCCAGAAACTGCACTTGGTGTAGAAGATACATTTGCGTTTGTAAGTATAGATACTGATTTGTATCTGCCCACATATAATGGTCTTATATATTTTTATCCTCGCCTATCTAAAGGAGGATATATATTAGTTCATGACTATAATAGCACTCAGTTTCCAAATGTAAAAAAGGCTGTAGAAGACTTTTCAAAAAAAGAGGATATAAGAATCATTCCACTTTGTGACTTGCATGGAAGTGCACTTATTATTTGATTT
This genomic interval carries:
- a CDS encoding molybdopterin-binding protein, with the translated sequence MNQIKTKDAVGHILCHDITQIIRGVTKDVVFKKGHIIRKEDIPVLLSVGKENLYVWEKQEGMLHENEAAEILYGVCKNEYMKPTPVKEGKIELIADTYGLFKLDSKRLFQINSLGEMIIATRHGNTIVRKGNKLAGTRIIPLLIEEEKMVKAQEIGAGKPIMSIIPFKHKKVGIVTTGSEVFHGRIKDTFGPVVIEKFNEFDVEIMGQTIVDDKKEQITAAVLSYIENGADVIACTGGMSVDPDDCTPGAIKSTGAEIITYGAPVLPGAMLLVAYYDYKDKKVPIVGLPGCVMYSDRTIFDLILPRIMADDPISKADLDRLGQGGLCLNCDLCTYPNCGFGKGC
- a CDS encoding DVU_1551 family NTP transferase; this translates as MKKHKIGAVIAVAGMSSRMKTFKPLMIIDNKTIIEVTVENYKRAGVDEIFLVTGYRGNEIEEVFKDGEIHFIRNTNYDSTHMFDSIVMGLRQIRDKVDYAFLSPGDSPFVQQFTLKGMIEEIKDARIKLVQPSYESENGHPLLLKKDAFNKILEHDGTMGLQGVINKMRSECKNISFIDPGIILDADVNLDYIELLAFNDQKDCPDVDICRKIQDYFQMTDAVKLHSDKVAQKALSICEYLSDEGIFLDKKIILAASLLHDIAKGRAHHDKVGAQWLEDMGYKKIAHIVSEHMGLEEIPSMITEKEVVFLSDKLVKEDKFVPLDERFSVKENMYKNDEIALKAVKRKKEQAEILYKMIFNN
- a CDS encoding TylF/MycF/NovP-related O-methyltransferase, which gives rise to MKKIVIFGAGQAGKMIGKLLHGSCELLAYADNNYKNIPTTLDTIPVISSNDIKSLKPDAVIISVLNKEAAENIFEQLVSEGIRETKILNINELRGLFDIRLSTLRLLAREINDKKVKGNVAELGVYKGYLAREMNTIFKERKMYLFDTFEGFDWRDLECENQYDKSRSKRGDFSDTSMEDVKSVLPYPHMAVFCKGYFPETALGVEDTFAFVSIDTDLYLPTYNGLIYFYPRLSKGGYILVHDYNSTQFPNVKKAVEDFSKKEDIRIIPLCDLHGSALII
- a CDS encoding DUF2935 domain-containing protein, producing MRFCYGNKNGIRILEEAEFWKRQEAEHTVVIQEIVPDLEDEYKNTLNTFKKEFESTEGVIVQMIEYAINIRGPIPPNVESDIRQLIAFTINQSQAFVSYLTRMIEESTAVANYPASVVVINHIIRESQYYIGIAKAYLSL
- the hcp gene encoding hydroxylamine reductase, with amino-acid sequence MSMFCYQCQEAAKGTGCTVRGVCGKDENVAQLQDLLIYVLKGISVYGTKANELGIKNPEVDDFIVNSLFSTITNANFDKNHFEANVKKGLLMRDDLKAQVEKASGKLTNLHDAATWGSSNVNSEGILQKIFSLFSGGNKTQTEYTIEQLKEKAPKVGVLATENEDVRSLRELLIYGLKGMAAYLKHADNLGSRDEKISAFIQKALVATLDDSLSADDLVALVLECGKYGVDAMALLDGANTSTYGTPEITTVNIGVSKNPGILISGHDLKDMEELLKQTEGTGVDVYTHSEMLPAHYYPAFKKYKHFVGNYGNAWWKQDKEFKSFNGPILMTTNCLVPPKPEYKDRMYTTGATGFEGVKHIADGVNGKPKDFTEIINHAKKCKPPVQIEKGEIVGGFAHATVISLADKVVEAVKSGAIKRFFVMAGCDGRMKGRDYYTEFAKKLPQDTIILTAGCAKYRYNKLELGDIGGIPRVLDAGQCNDSYSLAVIALKLKEVFELSDINDLPISYNIAWYEQKAVIVLLALLYLGVKNIHLGPTLPAFLSPNVAKVLVDTFGIGGITDVASDIGMFMEA
- a CDS encoding XdhC family protein, producing MEFFKKLQQIDKSKDNRILTIVSGKNMDSKLLLSNGEIVYTNNNKVNWQQWIDQITQNSKSQIITVGDEKAYMEFLTQKYNVVICGAGHISMPIISMCKLLDLPVTVIDDRISFANNARNTEADLVICEPFDSALDQIDGDNGTFFVIVTRGHRYDQICLQKIIQKENAYIGMIGSKVRVAKVLDYLEEEGIDREKLNKVYTPIGLKIGSETPAEIAVSIMAQIIEVKNKKIGTSTYSKEIMNHILDEEYQDMPKALITIVSRRGSAPREVGTKMLVLKDGTMIGTIGGGCVEADIRQSAFSCIDSGESKLVKADMTGEEAEDDGMVCGGIVELFVEIIK
- a CDS encoding malate synthase is translated as MDIINELVKHDNFGEGSIVKCNDNIVEIKFETGNKKFIFPDAFASHLTILDQNIASDMKKIIEQNEIERKKIELEMERKRMLDTQERERRLEVEKFMKSNKIHPSSQAVFWCQEEDIEQVFTDWKVNSGVIKSGVKKGEPNRPIRMHQNSACLLTERDSEKPEDQRKIIGVYMVHETFSGNQCEDGYIPAHSIYKIRLTQEESEKMLFWNYYINKRYPQNTTWNTGIYRYFENIYMAQILRDIVYLKPEGKEKEIAQNFYKHFCKMNNLVENQIPQPSGVLKQNNDAVAEATV